GTGAGGGTGCATGAGGGTGGGGGGAGGGATGATGAGATGAAGGGAAGAAGGGACGGAGGGACGAAGGGACAGGGGGCGGGTTCTTTGGTGCGCGAGGACGCTGCGCTGCTGTTCCCCGAGTCTCCACCCCTCCCGACTTCGTTGCCCTCGCTACGCTCGGCGGGATCTGCGACAACCCCTCCCTTCCCGACAAGCCGGGACTCGGAAGCATTTTCGACTTCGTCAAAAACAAGGGAGGGGCTCACCCATCATCCCATCATCGCTTTATCCCTTCACTGTAACTCACGCTCTTCCACCTGACCCCCGTCATAGACCGAACCTGAAATGCGTTCTACAATAGAGGACCCTATGACGCCGCAGCTCATCGACCGGTTTGGCAGAAGGCACTCCTATCTCAGGATCTCCCTGACGGATCGCTGCAACTTCCGCTGCGTCTATTGCATGCCGCCCGAAGGCGTCCCATGGCGCGAGCGCGATGAGCTCCTTACGTACGAAGAGATCCTTAGGCTCACCAAGCTCTTTGTGAAGATGGGGGTGGACAAGGTGCGCCTCACCGGCGGAGAGCCGACCGTGCGCAAGGGCCACGAGCGCCTGATCGCCGATATCGCCGCGATCGAGGGTGTGCGAAGCCTGCTCATGACCACCAACGGCTTTACGCTCCCGAAAATGGCTCAGACCTATCGGGACAACGGCCTGACCGGGCTGAACGTAAGCCTGGACAGCTTGAGACCAGAGCGCTTCGAGGCGATCACGCGAACCAAGCACTTCGACAGCGTGTGGACTGGGATCGACGCCGCGCTCAAGGCGGGCTTTGCTCCGCTCAAGGTCAATTGCGTCGTGATGGACGGCGTCAATCAGGACGAGATCTTGGACTTCGTGGAGCTCACCCGCGAGCGGCCGCTCAACGTAAGGTTCATCGAGTTCATGCCGTTCGATTCCAACGGGTGGAGCAAGGGAACGCTCTACCCCTATCGCAAGATGCGCGAGGACATTCAGGCTCGCTACGAATTGGATCCGATCGTGACGGAGCCCAGCGCCGTCGCGAAGGATTTTCGCGTTCCTGGGTTTTCCGGCATGGTCAGCTTCGTGACCTCGATGACCGAGGACTTCTGCGGCGGCTGCAACAGGCTCCGGCTGACGAGCGAAGGCGCGCTCAAACCTTGCCTATTTTCGCCACTCGAGGTCAGCCTGCGCGATCCGATGAGGGCTGGGGCCAGCGACGACCAGCTTGCAGACGTAATCCGGTCCACGGTCTTGCGCAAACCCAAAGGGCACGCTTCGCTGGATGTCCTTCCCTTGATTGAAAACAAGCCCATGGTGAGCATCGGCGGATGAGAGACGTCACACAGAAGATCGACACGCTTCGGACCGCGAAGGCGGTCGCAGAGCTGCGCGCCAGCCCTTCGACCCTCCAGATGATCCGTGATGGAAAGGTGCCCAAGGGCGATCCGCTGCCCGTGGCCAAAGTCGCCGCCGTCTCGGCCGCCAAAAACACGCCGCTCTTTATCCCCTACTGCCACCCCGTACCTCTGACTGCTCTGACCGTGGAATTCGAGATGGGGGAGAGCTGGATCAGAGTTACTTGTGAGGCAAAAGCCATCTACAAAACGGGTGTCGAGATGGAAGCCCTGACCGCGGCGGCGGCGGCAGCGCTGAACCTCTATGACATGCTGAAGATGGTTGACGAGGAGATGGAGATCGTCGGGGTCCGGCTGCTCGAAAAGCGGGGCGGCAAGTCCGATTTCCGAAAGGCGCAAGCGGTGGGGAAGAGGGCGCTGGTGCTGGTGGTGTCCGATTCGGTCAGCCGTGGCGACGCCGAAGATCTGAGCGGTGCGATCCTCAACGAAAGGCTGCAAGACTTCGGGCTGGATGTGGCCATGCAGGTCGTCGCTGACGAGGCCGACCTGATCCGGCACGCGGTGCAGTCCGCGGTTGCAGAAGGCTTCGACATGGTGGTTTCGACCGGCGGAACCGGTGTTGGCCCGCGCGACGTGACGCCCGAGGCCGTGCGCCCGATGCTCGAACGTGAACTTGAGGGCGCCAATGAGGCGTTCCGTTCATTTGGGCAAGTGCGGACCCCCTACGCGATGCTTAGCCGGTGCGTCTGCGGGCTCATCGGCGAGGCGGTGATACTGTGCCTTCCAGGTTCTCCAGCGGCTGTGGAGGATGGCCTCACAGCGCTGTTCCCTTATCTGCTGCATATCCTCCAGGTGCGCGAGGGCTGTAGGCATGAACCGGTCTCGGAGGGCGCCACGGCTTGATCTCCTATCGGGAGGCCCTCGCCAAGATCGCCGCCGAGGTGGGTCCCCTTGAGCCGACGAGCCTCCCCGTTGATGAGTGCCTTTTCCGGTCGCTCAGCGAATCGGTGAAGGCGCCGTTTGATGCGCCGCGATTTGACAATTCTGCGGTGGACGGGTATGCCGTGCGGGCCATAGATTTGGCACAGGCGAGCCCTGAGTCGCCTGTCGAACTCCCTCTCTGTGGCAAGGTCCAGGCAGGAGATGCCGGGTCCCTTGCGTATCCGGAAGGCTCGACGGTGCAGGTGCTCACGGGCGCTGCCATACCTTCCGGCTTCGACGCAATGGTCATGCAGGAAGATGTGAGCGCTGAAAACGGCTCGGTTCGGTTTGTACATCCAGCCGAGCGGGGTGCGCATGTCCGGTGGCAAGGGGAGGAGTACCGGACGGGCCACAGGCTTTTTGAGGCGGGGACTCGGATCACGCCTCAGTTATTGGCCTCGCTCGCCGGTCTGGGAATGGCGCAAGTTCCGGTCACGAGGCCGCCCAAGCTGGGGATTCTCGCCACGGGCAACGAGCTTGCAGAGCCTGGGGCTTCGCTATCGCCGGGGGGGATATACGAGTCGAATTCGTTTGGCATCGAGGCCGCCGCCAAGACCCTCGGGCTGACTCATGTCGTTCGGGATCGCGCCAAGGATGACCCCGACGAGACCCGCGCCAAACTAGAAGCTTTGCTGCTCGAGTGTGACTGCGTGGTGACCACCGGCGGTGTGTCGGTGGGGGAGCACGACCTGGTCCGGGCGGCGCTGGGCGAGCTGGGGGTTCGCGAGGTGTTCTGGCGGGTGGCGATCAAGCCCGGCAAGCCCGTGGCCTTCGGAGTCTGGGAGTCGGAAGGCAGGCGGCGGCTCGTGTTTGGCCTTCCTGGGAATCCGGTTTCGGCGTTGGTGACGTTCGCGCTGTTTGCCGTGCCCGCTCTTGGAGCGCTGAACGGAAACGGCTTTCAGTCTCAGCCGGAATGGCCTGCGACGCTTGCGTCGGAACTTCACAAGGCGCCGGGGCGGATGGAGTTCGTGCGCTGCGAACTGGAGCACACGGAGTCCGGGCTCTTGGCAAGACCGATCGAGGCCCGGGGCTCGCACATGCTCGGTTCGATGGGCGGTGCATCGGGACTGATCCACCTTCCTCAAAACGCCGAGCATGTTTCGGCGGGCTCGAGAGTGACGGTTTCGCCGTTCGATTGGAGGTGGCCGTGAAAGTCACGATTCAGTATTTCGCTGCGCTCAGGGATCAGCGGGGACTCTCCGAAGAAGCGCTGGAGACGTCGGCCACCACGTGCCGCGAGCTCTACCGTGAGCTTGCGGAGCGCCACGGCTTTCGGCTGAAGGAACAGCACGTCCGCGCGGCCATCAACCTGGAGTATGTCGGCCTTGATACGCCCTTGCGTGACGGCGACACCGTCGTTTGGATACCGCCGGTGGCGGGAGGTTGAGGAGAGCCATGCCTGACGTCGCGACTCATTTCGAGATCACCGAAAGCCCGATCGGCTCGCCCGATTTATCGCTTGAGAGCGCGGGGGCTCACGTCGTCTTCGAGGGTTGGGTCCGCGACCATCATCAGGGCCGTGAGGTGGTGCGGTTGGAATATGAGGCCTATGTCGCCATGGCGGTGAAAGAGGGCGAAAGGGTGATGGCGGAAGCCGCCTCCCGATTTCCTATCCAGGCAGTCTGGTGCGCCCATCGCATCGGCGTGCTGGAGATTGGCGAGGTGGCCGTGCGGATCGATGTGCTTGCAGGCCACCGTCAAGAGGCGTTCGCCGCCTGCTCCTGGGTCATCGACGCCATCAAGGAGCGTGTGCCGATATGGAAAAAGGAGACGTACCGCGAGGGGGACGCGACGTGGGTGAACGTCGAGGGTCCCGGCGCAGCGTGATCGGTTTTCCATAGGCAGAAGTCTGCCGATATAGCACCCCTTGCGGGGTGCGGGGGATTGGTGGCCACTGTCCAGGGGCGTCGTCTCGACAGCTCGGGGTCCGGAGACTCGCGCTCAACCTATGGCTATTCTCTGCTGACCCGTGCAGGGTCGTCCCTTAAGGGTTTGCCAATTGCCCCCGCAACCTTTGGCCTTCGTGCAAGCATCTACAATGGAGTCATGTCGAGAGGGCGTTCGTGGTTGTTTTTCGTTGCACTTGCTGCGGCGATTGTAGCGGGCTGCGGGGAGCCGCCGTCCGAGTCCGATATGATCGACGCCGTTGCGGCGGGAGACGTTGCCAAGGCCAAGGAGCTTTTGGCGAGCGGCGGATTCGTCGAATCGCGGGACAAGCGCGGCTTTACGGCCATGGGGATCGCCTGTCTCAACGGGGACGCCAAGATGGCGGAGCTGCTTCTGGAGCACCGGGCAGGACTGCAATCGGCAGGGTCCGCGCCCGAGCCGCTCGGGCTGGCGGTGCAGTCCGGCTCCCTTGAGACGGTCAAGGTGCTCCTGGACCATAAGGCCCCCGCGAACGGCGGCGGACTCAAACCCGCGCCCATCGGCCTCGCGACGACCGTCGAAATGGCCCAGCTCCTGCTATCAAACGGCGCCGACCCCAATGGGATGAAGGAGGCCGTTTCCGACCCGCCGCTGATCCTCGCCGTGCGGCGAGGCAAGCTCCCGGTGGTCCGGTTTCTTCTGGAGCATGGTGCAAAGGTGGACGCGACCACCAAGCAGGGCCAGACGGCGCTGCACCAACCCTCGAGCCGTAGACGCCCTTGGCAATCAGCCGATTCACTATGTGGCGCGAAACGGGCTCTCAACCGTGGATGCAGCGATCGCCCTTGCTGAGGCGAAAGCACCCTTGAAGGTGCTGAACAACGACAACGAGACGCCGCTGATGATCGCCCTCAAGATTGGGCGAGATGAGGACGATCCGATCGTCAGGTACTTGCGTGAGAAGACAAGGGATGACTCCAGGGTCCGGCGCAATCGACCTACGCGCGAGGAAATGCTCCCAGACCTGGGTCCACATGGTGGGAACGCCAAGGGATCGCAGCGCACGCGCAATACGCCAGAATAGGGCGTGGCGCCCCCGATTCGACCCAATGTTCTTGGCATGCACGCCTACACGGCGGGCAAGCCACTCGACGTCTTGGCCAAGGAATTTGGGGTGGGCCGGTGGGCAAAGCTCGGTGCGAATGAGAATCCCTGGGGACCCTCACCGAAGGCGATCGAGGCGCTGGTCCGACATGCCGACGGGCTGAACCGCTATCCGGACGGCTCGGCTCATCTGCTTCGGGAAGGAATCAGCGCACATTTCGGCGTTCCGGCCAATCAGATCGCGCTTGGAAACGGCGGAGACGAGATTCTGAGGATGTCGGGGTGGATTTTGCTGGGCGACCCGGAGGATGAGATACTCACGAGCGATCCCTCGTTTGTGGTGTATGCCCACTCCGCCCAGATCGCGCCGTGTCGGTTCGTGAGCGTGCCACTGAAGCAAGACCTCTCGCACGATTTGAAGGCTATTCTGGAGCGGGTCAGCGAGCACACCAAGATTATCTTTCTGGCGAACCCCAACAACCCGACGGGAACCTATGCCCGGGAGCCGGAACTGCAAGCGTTCCTGAAGGGGCTCCCTGATAGCGTGCTCCTTGTGCTGGATGAAGCCTATTTTGAGTTTGCCGAAGGGTGTGAGGACTACCCGGATGGCAGACTCGAAGTTCTCGCGGGGAGGCCCAATGTGCTCGTGTTGCGCACGTTCAGCAAGGCCTACGGCTTGGCTGGGATTCGGTGCGGGTATGCGTTCACCAGCCCGGCGATTGCCGACGCCATCGAGCGGGCGAGGCAGCCATTCAACGTCAACCGCGCCGCCCAAGCAGCCTGTGTGGCGGCGCTGGAGGATGGCGCGTATGTCGCGGAGACCGTGGGCAAGACTCGGACCTCGCTGGCCAAGATCACAGCGATGCTGGAGGAGGCCGGCGCCAAGGTGGCGCCCAGCGCGGCAAACTTCGTTTGGGCCGACTTTGGGCGCGACACCAAGCCGATTGCCGGCGCGCTTTTGAGGCAAGGGGTCGTCACAAGAACGGGTGACGTTTTTGGGTGTCCGACCTGCCTGAGGGTCAGCGCGGGAACTGACGAGGACCTGGATCAATTGGCACGCGCCTTGCGCGAAGCGGTCTCTGGAGCACCGGCTTAGGTGGGAAGTGAAGAGATGAAGGGATCAAGAGATGAGGGGAACGGCCACTCCTCACCTCCCGAGGCGGACCACGCCCTCATAGACTTACGCATCCAGGCGACGCGCCCCTTGATCGCCCCGGCGATTCTGCGCGAGGAGGACATCCCCCGCTCTGAAGCAGCTTCCAAGGTTGTGCTTCAGGCGCGCCAGGCCGCGAAAGGAATAGTCTTCGGCGGGGACCCAAGGATGCTTGCCATCGTTGGCCCTTGCAGCATTCATGATCCCGCCGCCGCGCGTGCTTATGCCGAGAGGTTGGGAGTCCTACGCAAGCGATACGAAGACAAACTGCTGGTCCTCATGCGCGCCTACTTTGAAAAGCCCCGAACGGTCGGCGGATGGAAGGGGTTCATCTACGATCCCGATCTGGACGGCTCGCATCGGATCAACCACGGGCTGCGGCAGGCGCGCCAGCTCCTCAGCGATTTGAACGATGCCGGGATGCCTTGTGCCACGGAGTTCCTCGATCCGACGGTGCCCCAGTTCATCGCGGACTTGGTCTCTTGGGGGGCGATCGGGGCGAGAACCGTGGAGAGCCAGACGCACCGCGAGCTTTCGAGCGGTCTCTCAATGCCGATTGGGTTTAAAAACGCCACCGACGGGCGGGTCCAACCGGCTGTGGACGCCGTGCTCGCGGCGAGGATGCCCCACTGGTTTGCTTCGAACACCGTGGACGGTGTGGCAGCGCACTTCCAGTCCACCGGAAACAACACCGGCCACATCGTTCTGCGGGGCGGGGCGAAGACCCCCAATTACGACGAGGCGCACATCGATGAGGCGGTTCACAAGCTGGAGCGCGCCAACCTGCCGCCCTATTTGATGGTGGACTGCAGCCACGGCAACAGCGGCAAGGACCACACCAAGCAGCATCTGGTGGCCGAGGAGATCGCGCGACAGCACATGGCAGGGTCAAGGAGCGTGATGGGTGTGATGATCGAGAGCAACCTGGTCGCGGGGCGACAAGATTGGTCGGCCGATGCGCCGCAAACTTTCGGCCAGAGCATCACCGACTCCTGCGTGGACCTGGTTGAGACCGAGTCAATGCTGGAGACTCTGGCGCGGGCGGTGTAGCCTCGGAGGGCTCCTGGATAGGCAAACCACGGATGCTTCGCATCTCAGTTCCTGAATAGGTCGGCCAGCCCAGTGCTTTTGCTGGTTTTCTGAGATACTTTCTTTGGAGTCTTGGCTGGCTCCAAAGGTGCGAGTTAACATTGGTCCAGGTGGGTGGCGTTGGCCTTCCACTTCACTCCAAAAGGGGGAATACACATGAGATCTTTCGCAAAATTGGCTGTGCTGGCCGGCGCTGGCACACTACTCTTGGTGGCTCAAGCTAGCGCTCAGCAGATCGCGAGCCAAGCAGCCCTTGCCGGCATCCTCGGCGGCAACATGACCATGGAGGACTTTGAGGGCAATGGCCAGCTTCCTTCTGGCCAGCTCTACCAGGCCAGCGCGGTCCTCAACTCAGGCAGCACGTTTGCTGGCTATGGCCCGGGACTGGTCCAGGCGGGGGTCGATTACTCAGCAAACAGTTTGTGGTGGAACGACAACGGCTATTTCGGTCTGAACACCCGCACGTTGGCCGACAGCAGCGCTTGGCGCGGCGCCGGAATCACGATCACCTATACGTCTTTCGTGACAGCCTTTGGGTTTGACATGCAGGGCTATTCGGGCTATGGCATGAGCGGCGTCATCGACGTGTACGACACCTCGAACAACCTCTTGAGCTCCACCGCGGTCAACGGCGGGTTCTTTGGCTGGCAGAATGCCGCCGGAATCGGTAGGGTGTACGTTGCGGCGAACTCCGATGAGTACATCATGGTCGACAACCATGGCTACGGCGCCGTGCCGGAGCCCTCGAGTTTGGTGGTCGCCGGCATCGGACTTCTCGGGCTCATGCGCCGACGCGCTACCCGCTCGTAAGTTCAAGCACGGCGACGCCGGGCACTTTTGTAACTTCGATGTCGAGACCCTCGCGCATCAGGCTCATGCCTGATGCGCGAGTTGTTGTTTTGACCCCGTTGGTTCTCGCGCGAACGGTGTACGACGTCTTTGGATCAAGTCCCCGAAGCACCAGGCGAACCTTGCCGGTGGGCTCCTTCTGCCTTCGGAACGCCATGACCAACGCCGACTTGCCCTTGGGCATGACAAACGACCAAGCGATCCAGACATCCTCGGCTTGGCTGTAGGGCGTCAAGGGGTAGTAGTCGCCGTAGCAGTAGGGCTCGGTCGCCCGCCAGTCGCCGATCAGCTTTCTCAGCGTTTCGTAGTCCAGCCCCCGCTCGCGGATGTCGATGCCGAGGCCCAAGCTCGGGGCGGTGTTACTCCAGAAGGCGTAGGGATCCACGCCGGTCGGTCCTCCACCATAATAGGGGGCATCGACCTGGGCCACCGTGCCCGTGCCGTGGTAGGGGAGCCACATGGAGATTCCGTAGGTCATGCACTGATGGCCGATCGGCTCGAAAGCATAGTCGCTGCGCCACAAGGGAACCGACCGGCGCATGGTCTCCAAGTCGTTCCTCCTGCCGCCCGAGGCACACGAGTCGATCAGCATGTTCGGGTGGCGTCGGCGAAGCTCGTCCCAGTACGCCAAATAGCCCGTGACGTGCTTGATTTCGGTGATGCCCTGGCGGTCCGGCGCGTCGTTCGATCTCCAGAACTCCAGAGGGTCGAAGTTGAAATCCTGACGGTAGAGGCCGATGCCGTTCTTGGTGATCAACCCGTCCACGTGCTCGATCAGCCACTTGAGCGCTTGCGGGTTGCCTAGATAGAGCAGCCGGTTGCCCGAATTGCCACCCTCGACCTCTTTGTCGAACTTGGAGAAAGCCGATGCATCGGGGGCTGGGGCTGGTGGGAGCCAGCCGAAGGTCCAACCCGTACCAGCCACTGAATGGCTAGGCATCCTGCCTAATGCGGCAAAGGGCGCAGCCCCTTCTCGCTCGCTTAGCCGGACCGTTAAGCCCGTCGTGTCGTAATGGAACGCTCCGTTGCCATAGCCCACGACGAAGTCGAGCGTATCGCCCGGATTGAGATCCACCTGAAGTCTGCAAAGGGCCTCGTCTTTGCCCGCAGGGCGGTCCACCTTTCCATTCCAAAGCGGTCTGC
The genomic region above belongs to Armatimonadota bacterium and contains:
- the hisC gene encoding histidinol-phosphate transaminase, producing the protein MAPPIRPNVLGMHAYTAGKPLDVLAKEFGVGRWAKLGANENPWGPSPKAIEALVRHADGLNRYPDGSAHLLREGISAHFGVPANQIALGNGGDEILRMSGWILLGDPEDEILTSDPSFVVYAHSAQIAPCRFVSVPLKQDLSHDLKAILERVSEHTKIIFLANPNNPTGTYAREPELQAFLKGLPDSVLLVLDEAYFEFAEGCEDYPDGRLEVLAGRPNVLVLRTFSKAYGLAGIRCGYAFTSPAIADAIERARQPFNVNRAAQAACVAALEDGAYVAETVGKTRTSLAKITAMLEEAGAKVAPSAANFVWADFGRDTKPIAGALLRQGVVTRTGDVFGCPTCLRVSAGTDEDLDQLARALREAVSGAPA
- a CDS encoding MoaD/ThiS family protein, producing the protein MKVTIQYFAALRDQRGLSEEALETSATTCRELYRELAERHGFRLKEQHVRAAINLEYVGLDTPLRDGDTVVWIPPVAGG
- a CDS encoding ankyrin repeat domain-containing protein yields the protein MSRGRSWLFFVALAAAIVAGCGEPPSESDMIDAVAAGDVAKAKELLASGGFVESRDKRGFTAMGIACLNGDAKMAELLLEHRAGLQSAGSAPEPLGLAVQSGSLETVKVLLDHKAPANGGGLKPAPIGLATTVEMAQLLLSNGADPNGMKEAVSDPPLILAVRRGKLPVVRFLLEHGAKVDATTKQGQTALHQPSSRRRPWQSADSLCGAKRALNRGCSDRPC
- a CDS encoding bifunctional molybdenum cofactor biosynthesis protein MoaC/MoaB, translated to MRDVTQKIDTLRTAKAVAELRASPSTLQMIRDGKVPKGDPLPVAKVAAVSAAKNTPLFIPYCHPVPLTALTVEFEMGESWIRVTCEAKAIYKTGVEMEALTAAAAAALNLYDMLKMVDEEMEIVGVRLLEKRGGKSDFRKAQAVGKRALVLVVSDSVSRGDAEDLSGAILNERLQDFGLDVAMQVVADEADLIRHAVQSAVAEGFDMVVSTGGTGVGPRDVTPEAVRPMLERELEGANEAFRSFGQVRTPYAMLSRCVCGLIGEAVILCLPGSPAAVEDGLTALFPYLLHILQVREGCRHEPVSEGATA
- a CDS encoding molybdopterin molybdotransferase MoeA; amino-acid sequence: MISYREALAKIAAEVGPLEPTSLPVDECLFRSLSESVKAPFDAPRFDNSAVDGYAVRAIDLAQASPESPVELPLCGKVQAGDAGSLAYPEGSTVQVLTGAAIPSGFDAMVMQEDVSAENGSVRFVHPAERGAHVRWQGEEYRTGHRLFEAGTRITPQLLASLAGLGMAQVPVTRPPKLGILATGNELAEPGASLSPGGIYESNSFGIEAAAKTLGLTHVVRDRAKDDPDETRAKLEALLLECDCVVTTGGVSVGEHDLVRAALGELGVREVFWRVAIKPGKPVAFGVWESEGRRRLVFGLPGNPVSALVTFALFAVPALGALNGNGFQSQPEWPATLASELHKAPGRMEFVRCELEHTESGLLARPIEARGSHMLGSMGGASGLIHLPQNAEHVSAGSRVTVSPFDWRWP
- a CDS encoding PEP-CTERM sorting domain-containing protein; translated protein: MAQASAQQIASQAALAGILGGNMTMEDFEGNGQLPSGQLYQASAVLNSGSTFAGYGPGLVQAGVDYSANSLWWNDNGYFGLNTRTLADSSAWRGAGITITYTSFVTAFGFDMQGYSGYGMSGVIDVYDTSNNLLSSTAVNGGFFGWQNAAGIGRVYVAANSDEYIMVDNHGYGAVPEPSSLVVAGIGLLGLMRRRATRS
- a CDS encoding molybdenum cofactor biosynthesis protein MoaE: MPDVATHFEITESPIGSPDLSLESAGAHVVFEGWVRDHHQGREVVRLEYEAYVAMAVKEGERVMAEAASRFPIQAVWCAHRIGVLEIGEVAVRIDVLAGHRQEAFAACSWVIDAIKERVPIWKKETYREGDATWVNVEGPGAA
- the moaA gene encoding GTP 3',8-cyclase MoaA — encoded protein: MTPQLIDRFGRRHSYLRISLTDRCNFRCVYCMPPEGVPWRERDELLTYEEILRLTKLFVKMGVDKVRLTGGEPTVRKGHERLIADIAAIEGVRSLLMTTNGFTLPKMAQTYRDNGLTGLNVSLDSLRPERFEAITRTKHFDSVWTGIDAALKAGFAPLKVNCVVMDGVNQDEILDFVELTRERPLNVRFIEFMPFDSNGWSKGTLYPYRKMREDIQARYELDPIVTEPSAVAKDFRVPGFSGMVSFVTSMTEDFCGGCNRLRLTSEGALKPCLFSPLEVSLRDPMRAGASDDQLADVIRSTVLRKPKGHASLDVLPLIENKPMVSIGG
- a CDS encoding 3-deoxy-7-phosphoheptulonate synthase translates to MKGSRDEGNGHSSPPEADHALIDLRIQATRPLIAPAILREEDIPRSEAASKVVLQARQAAKGIVFGGDPRMLAIVGPCSIHDPAAARAYAERLGVLRKRYEDKLLVLMRAYFEKPRTVGGWKGFIYDPDLDGSHRINHGLRQARQLLSDLNDAGMPCATEFLDPTVPQFIADLVSWGAIGARTVESQTHRELSSGLSMPIGFKNATDGRVQPAVDAVLAARMPHWFASNTVDGVAAHFQSTGNNTGHIVLRGGAKTPNYDEAHIDEAVHKLERANLPPYLMVDCSHGNSGKDHTKQHLVAEEIARQHMAGSRSVMGVMIESNLVAGRQDWSADAPQTFGQSITDSCVDLVETESMLETLARAV